The Microcystis panniformis FACHB-1757 region TGATGGTATTACCTCCTTTAGTTTTTTACCTCTGAAAGTCTGGACCTATGTAGGATTTATCATTGCATTTATTAGTCTTGTTTATGCTAGTTTTTTAATTCTCAGGACTATTATTTTAGGAATCGATGTACCTGGATACGCTTCTCTGATGGTTGCTGTCCTATTTTTAGGAGGAATTCAATTACTGACTCTTGGTATTATTGGCGAATATATTGGCAGGGTTTATGAGGAAGTCAAGGGTAGGCCACTTTATCTTGTTCGAGATTGTTATGGTTTTGAAAATAGGGAACAAGTTACTGATAAAATAACTTAAAATTAAGATATGACATGAGGAGAGTTAAATTTATGAATACCGAAGTTTTTCAGCAATTTTTTGCCTATTGTGTCGGTAGTTGGCAAACGGAAAGAACCTATCATTATCTAGCTGCTCAAGAAGTGGAACGTTCCCGTACTGAATTCCTCATTCAACCCCTCACCAGAGAGATTAAACAGAAAGTTCTGACAGATAATAACTATCCTGATATTGCGGATTTAGAAAGTATCCCCGGGTTTAATTTAGGTTTCTATACCATCTCGGAAAAAGGGGAAGAAGTGCGACAAAATCTTAATCTTTTATTTGTGGTTAAAGCAGAAAATAACGGTTATTTAGAAGGGGATTATCTTCGTGATCGCGCCTACGAAGAAGCAAGACCAATTATCTCCGCTTTTCGCTTTGATTCCACTACCAGAGAGTTATTAATGACCACCAATTATACTCGCAGTGTTTCCGTGGATTCAATTACTTTAATCAATCCAGACCTGCGAATTCGCAAAATTATTAACTATCAACGTCCCAAGGAGGGGGAACCCTTGGAAAAAGTTCTCTTGGTCGGTTTTGGAGTTGAGTGTAAAGTCAGTTAAAAAAATATTTCTTTCCCCCCCCTTGATTCTCCAGTCAGGGGGAGATTTTATAATAGGGTAACGATAGGATTAAGGAGCAAAAATAATGCTCAAAATCGGTCAACTTTCCCTAGAAAGTGGTGTTTCAATTAAAACGATTCGTTATTACGAGGAATTAGGACTAATTCAGTCCCCTGAGAGGACAGAGGGACAATTTCGCCTATTTACTCCCGATACTGTCCATCGCTTGCTGTTTGTCAAAAGATTACAATCTTTGGGTTTAAGTCTGCAAGAGATCCGCGAATGTTTAGTAATTCATGACCATGGTGAGTTACCCTGTGGAGATATTCAAGAAAAATTAATTAAACATATTGCTGAGATCGATCAACAAGTGGAACAATTGCTTTTATTGCGTCAACAATTAACCGAAACCCTGCAAGGATGGACGGATACACCAGTAAAAGACGATCAATTTATTTGCCCTAATCTCAAGGTTTAACTATCATGAAAAAGTTAATTTTATTGGTAACTGTAGCAATGATTTCTACTCCTGTCATTGCTCAACATTTACATCTTGATTCACCTCAAACTCAGACTTTACAAGCAATTCCTGATAATATACCAGCTTGGATGTATAACAAGCAACG contains the following coding sequences:
- a CDS encoding MerR family transcriptional regulator; the protein is MLKIGQLSLESGVSIKTIRYYEELGLIQSPERTEGQFRLFTPDTVHRLLFVKRLQSLGLSLQEIRECLVIHDHGELPCGDIQEKLIKHIAEIDQQVEQLLLLRQQLTETLQGWTDTPVKDDQFICPNLKV
- a CDS encoding phycobiliprotein lyase yields the protein MNTEVFQQFFAYCVGSWQTERTYHYLAAQEVERSRTEFLIQPLTREIKQKVLTDNNYPDIADLESIPGFNLGFYTISEKGEEVRQNLNLLFVVKAENNGYLEGDYLRDRAYEEARPIISAFRFDSTTRELLMTTNYTRSVSVDSITLINPDLRIRKIINYQRPKEGEPLEKVLLVGFGVECKVS